One genomic window of Angustibacter sp. Root456 includes the following:
- a CDS encoding alpha-ketoacid dehydrogenase subunit beta, translated as MAQITLAKGINTGLRAAMEADSKVLLMGEDIGKLGGVFRVTDGLQKDFGEDRVIDAPLAESGIVGTAIGMALRGYRPVCEIQFDGFVYPAFDQIVSQLAKMRARSLGKVKLPVVIRIPVGGGIGAVEHHSESNEAYFAHTAGLRVVCCADPVDAHFMIQQAIASDDPVIFYEPKRRYWEKAELPEGLTLADARPLHQAKVVREGEHVTVAAYGPMVKTCLEAAKAAEEEGRSLEVIDLRSLSPLDVDTLAASVEKTGRLVVVHEAPTFLGMGAEIAARVTERCFYHLEAPVIRVGGFNLPYPPSKLEEEYLPDLDRVLDAVDRSLAH; from the coding sequence ATGGCGCAGATCACCCTCGCGAAGGGCATCAACACCGGCCTGCGGGCCGCGATGGAGGCCGACTCCAAGGTCCTGCTCATGGGCGAGGACATCGGCAAGCTGGGCGGCGTCTTCCGCGTCACCGACGGCCTGCAGAAGGACTTCGGGGAAGACCGCGTCATCGACGCGCCCCTCGCCGAGTCCGGCATCGTCGGGACGGCGATCGGCATGGCCCTGCGCGGCTACCGGCCCGTCTGCGAGATCCAGTTCGACGGCTTCGTCTACCCGGCCTTCGACCAGATCGTCTCGCAGCTGGCCAAGATGCGCGCCCGCTCGCTCGGCAAGGTGAAGCTGCCCGTCGTCATCCGGATCCCGGTCGGCGGCGGCATCGGCGCCGTCGAGCACCACAGCGAGTCCAACGAGGCCTACTTCGCCCACACCGCCGGCCTGCGCGTCGTGTGCTGCGCCGACCCCGTCGACGCGCACTTCATGATCCAGCAGGCCATCGCCAGCGACGACCCGGTGATCTTCTACGAGCCGAAGCGGCGCTACTGGGAGAAGGCCGAGCTGCCCGAGGGGCTCACGCTCGCCGACGCGCGCCCGCTGCACCAGGCGAAGGTCGTGCGAGAGGGCGAGCACGTCACCGTCGCGGCCTACGGCCCGATGGTGAAGACCTGCCTCGAGGCGGCCAAGGCCGCCGAGGAGGAGGGCCGCAGCCTGGAGGTCATCGACCTGCGCTCGCTGTCACCGCTCGACGTCGACACGCTCGCGGCGTCGGTGGAGAAGACCGGCCGGCTCGTCGTCGTCCACGAGGCGCCGACCTTCCTCGGCATGGGCGCCGAGATCGCGGCGCGGGTCACCGAGCGCTGCTTCTACCACCTCGAGGCGCCGGTGATCCGGGTCGGCGGGTTCAATCTGCCCTACCCGCCGAGCAAGCTCGAGGAGGAGTACCTGCCAGACCTCGACCGGGTGCTCGACGCCGTCGACCGCTCGCTCGCCCACTGA
- the paaN gene encoding phenylacetic acid degradation protein PaaN, with protein MSAESHAGTYAHEAEAPRSPFSLPAHPVPETAPTAARDLVEKHRGTVDDALAAAVSRSYYSRYPESPSPRVYGEGAAEAGQQAFEGHLTREFDELDDQPATDGRVGDEVSPFGPTLRIGYPHQDVERLMTAAQDAIPAWRDAGPEVRAAVCVEAIDRIHARSFEMAHAVMHTTGQPFVMAFQAAGPHAQDRALEAVAYALFEQRRVPASVVWEKPAKGEPLRMTKDYRVVPRGVALVIGCNTFPTWNSYPGLFASLATGNAVVVKPHPRAILPLAISVSAIRSALRDAGFDPDLVTLAPEADGEGLAKTLALHPAVKVIDYTGGPTFGGWLEREAGAAGKAVYTEKAGVNTVVVDSVPDLRGALGNLAFSFTLYSGQMCTTPQNVYVPRAGVDTDEGHLSFDDFADKLGQAVSRLTGDDAKAVELLGATVNDQVRSRASGLADLASSAGGRVVLDSRAVTHPTYPDAVVRTPGILALDVAAESTYTQECFGPVVFLIATDSTEQSLQRFRDTVREHGAMTAAVYSTSDDVLDAARDAAVDAGVALSENLNGQVFVNQTAAFSDFHGTGANPAANATYTDGAFVASRFRVITARRHS; from the coding sequence ATGAGTGCAGAGTCGCACGCAGGAACCTACGCCCACGAGGCCGAGGCGCCGCGCAGCCCGTTCTCCCTGCCCGCTCACCCGGTGCCCGAGACGGCCCCGACGGCGGCGCGCGATCTGGTCGAGAAGCACCGGGGCACGGTCGACGACGCGCTCGCGGCCGCCGTCTCCCGCTCGTACTACTCCCGCTACCCGGAGTCCCCGTCGCCGCGCGTGTACGGCGAGGGTGCGGCTGAGGCCGGCCAGCAGGCCTTCGAGGGCCACCTGACCCGCGAGTTCGACGAGCTCGACGACCAGCCCGCCACCGACGGGCGGGTCGGTGACGAGGTGTCGCCGTTCGGTCCGACGCTGCGCATCGGCTACCCGCACCAGGACGTCGAGCGGCTCATGACCGCCGCCCAGGACGCGATCCCGGCCTGGCGTGACGCCGGACCCGAGGTGCGCGCCGCCGTCTGCGTCGAGGCGATCGACCGCATCCACGCGCGCTCGTTCGAGATGGCGCACGCGGTGATGCACACCACCGGCCAGCCGTTCGTCATGGCCTTCCAGGCCGCCGGGCCGCACGCGCAGGACCGCGCGCTCGAGGCCGTCGCCTACGCGCTGTTCGAGCAGCGGCGCGTGCCGGCCTCCGTGGTGTGGGAGAAGCCCGCCAAGGGCGAGCCGCTGCGGATGACGAAGGACTACCGCGTCGTCCCGCGCGGCGTCGCGCTCGTGATCGGCTGCAACACCTTCCCGACGTGGAACTCCTACCCCGGCCTGTTCGCCTCGCTCGCCACCGGCAACGCGGTGGTCGTGAAGCCGCACCCGCGGGCGATCCTGCCGCTGGCCATCAGCGTCTCGGCGATCCGCAGCGCGTTGCGCGACGCCGGCTTCGACCCCGACCTCGTGACGCTCGCACCCGAGGCGGACGGCGAAGGGCTGGCGAAGACGCTCGCCCTGCACCCGGCCGTGAAGGTCATCGACTACACCGGCGGCCCGACGTTCGGCGGCTGGCTCGAGCGCGAGGCGGGCGCGGCGGGCAAGGCCGTCTACACCGAGAAGGCCGGCGTCAACACCGTCGTCGTCGACTCGGTGCCCGACCTGCGCGGTGCCCTGGGCAACCTCGCCTTCTCGTTCACGCTGTACAGCGGCCAGATGTGCACCACGCCGCAGAACGTCTACGTGCCGCGCGCCGGCGTCGACACCGACGAGGGCCACCTGTCGTTCGACGACTTCGCCGACAAGCTCGGCCAGGCCGTCTCTCGGCTCACCGGTGACGACGCGAAGGCAGTCGAGCTGCTCGGCGCCACGGTCAACGACCAGGTGCGCTCGCGGGCGTCGGGCCTGGCCGACCTCGCGTCGTCAGCCGGCGGCCGCGTCGTGCTGGACTCGCGGGCGGTCACCCACCCGACGTACCCGGACGCCGTCGTCCGCACGCCGGGCATCCTCGCCCTGGACGTCGCGGCCGAGTCGACCTACACCCAGGAGTGCTTCGGGCCGGTGGTGTTCCTCATCGCCACCGACTCCACCGAGCAGTCGCTGCAGCGCTTCCGCGACACCGTGCGCGAGCACGGCGCGATGACGGCGGCGGTGTACTCGACGTCCGACGACGTGCTGGACGCCGCGCGCGACGCCGCGGTCGACGCCGGCGTGGCGCTGAGCGAGAACCTGAACGGCCAGGTGTTCGTGAACCAGACCGCGGCGTTCAGCGACTTCCACGGCACGGGCGCCAACCCGGCGGCCAACGCGACCTACACCGACGGCGCGTTCGTGGCCAGCCGCTTCCGGGTGATCACGGCCCGCCGCCACTCCTGA
- a CDS encoding 3-hydroxyacyl-CoA dehydrogenase, translating into MTLPAPGSPVAVVGAGTMGAGIALVAAQSGHPVRILDVREGAAQAAVDQLRAKLASLAERGKVDADGARSASDRLCAAASVADLRDVALVVEAVAEDLEVKRALFRDLEAVVGDDALLATNTSSLSVTAVAAALQRPERVVGLHFFNPADRMRLVEVVRGDATSEAVVDAAIELARSWGKTPVVCTSTPGFIVNRVARPYYGEAQRMVEEGVADPATIDAVLREAGGFPLGPFELTDLVGQDVNLAVSKSVWASTFHDPRYAPTVFQQRLVDAGRYGRKTGRGVFAYGPDGKPADAEPATEPPRPAPAQAVLHHVDDDDGFCVMRPFLHRIEAGGVTIERLLLDVEDLEDDDEVGIELPGGAVLREVNGSSPLDDWAAGEGGVVHLDWAHDPATCTRVVLSPSPQCPQEAVEAAVALCQAAGVAVSVVGPTPAGVVARTVSMLVNEAVELLLRREASAEDVDVAMILGTSYPSGPLQWGDRLAEAGVDVAWFVSELNDQFPIGRYRPSPGFQLASVRGVRLRDL; encoded by the coding sequence GTGACGCTCCCCGCGCCCGGATCACCCGTCGCCGTCGTCGGCGCCGGCACGATGGGGGCCGGGATCGCCCTCGTCGCGGCCCAGTCGGGGCACCCCGTGCGGATCCTCGACGTGCGAGAGGGCGCGGCGCAGGCGGCGGTCGACCAGCTGCGCGCCAAGCTGGCGTCGCTCGCCGAGCGCGGCAAGGTCGACGCCGACGGCGCCCGGTCGGCGAGCGATCGCCTCTGCGCAGCCGCGTCGGTGGCCGACCTGCGCGACGTGGCGCTCGTCGTCGAGGCGGTGGCTGAGGACCTCGAGGTCAAGCGCGCGCTGTTCCGCGACCTCGAGGCGGTGGTGGGCGACGACGCGCTGCTCGCCACCAACACCTCGTCGCTGTCGGTGACGGCGGTGGCGGCTGCGCTGCAGCGACCCGAGCGGGTGGTCGGCCTGCACTTCTTCAACCCCGCCGACCGCATGCGGCTGGTCGAGGTGGTGCGCGGCGACGCGACGTCCGAGGCGGTGGTGGATGCCGCCATCGAGCTGGCCCGTTCGTGGGGCAAGACGCCCGTGGTGTGCACCTCGACGCCGGGCTTCATCGTCAACCGCGTGGCCCGTCCGTACTACGGCGAGGCGCAGCGGATGGTGGAGGAGGGGGTTGCCGATCCCGCCACCATCGACGCCGTGCTGCGCGAGGCCGGCGGCTTCCCGCTCGGGCCCTTCGAGCTCACCGACCTCGTGGGGCAGGACGTCAACCTCGCGGTGTCGAAGTCGGTGTGGGCCTCGACGTTCCACGACCCCCGCTATGCCCCCACGGTGTTCCAGCAGCGGCTGGTCGACGCCGGGCGGTACGGCCGCAAGACCGGCCGCGGTGTCTTCGCCTACGGGCCGGACGGCAAGCCTGCGGACGCCGAGCCGGCCACGGAGCCGCCGCGGCCGGCTCCCGCCCAGGCGGTGCTGCACCACGTAGACGACGACGACGGGTTCTGCGTCATGCGGCCATTCCTGCACCGCATCGAGGCCGGCGGAGTCACCATCGAGCGGCTGCTGCTCGACGTCGAGGACCTCGAGGACGACGACGAGGTGGGCATCGAGCTGCCCGGCGGGGCCGTGCTGCGCGAGGTCAACGGCTCGAGCCCGCTCGACGACTGGGCCGCCGGCGAGGGCGGCGTCGTGCACCTCGACTGGGCGCACGACCCCGCGACGTGCACGCGGGTCGTCCTGTCGCCCTCACCACAGTGCCCGCAGGAGGCGGTGGAGGCCGCGGTGGCACTGTGCCAGGCCGCCGGCGTCGCGGTGAGCGTGGTCGGCCCGACGCCCGCGGGCGTCGTCGCGCGCACCGTCTCGATGCTGGTGAACGAGGCGGTCGAGCTGCTGCTGCGGCGCGAGGCGAGCGCCGAGGACGTCGACGTCGCCATGATCCTGGGCACCAGCTATCCCTCGGGGCCGCTGCAGTGGGGTGACCGGCTGGCGGAGGCGGGCGTCGACGTCGCCTGGTTCGTGAGCGAGCTGAACGACCAGTTCCCGATCGGGCGGTACCGCCCCTCCCCCGGCTTCCAGCTCGCCTCGGTGCGGGGGGTGCGGCTGCGTGACCTCTGA
- a CDS encoding serine/threonine-protein kinase, whose amino-acid sequence MESQRIAGRYEVLRAIGRGGMGVVWLCRDDVLGRQVAVKQIGGLPGEPEVETARAMREARAAAALNHPAAVAAYDVVDHEGRPYLVMEYVEGRTLSELVAAEGPLPPRRVADIGAQLAGALAAAHQRGLVHRDVKAGNVLIDATGRPKISDFGIARHVGDEQLTQTGMVSGTPAYLSPELARGGDPDPASDVWALGATLYLAAEGQPPYEPRANSLALLSDIATTPPRPMVRTTGPLADVVLSMMDRDPAARPDMQTVGQRLGVIAASQDDADAAAAAAAAAAGPATRIMPAAVPAPAEPPPAEPPPAEPPLAGPPLAGPPPAEPPDRRRRLLVPLLAALLLLAVIGAVYALTRPGEGGTPGRTPSATGSSSPRPTTQKTSAPSTSSTSSSSSSSTSSTPSTSTSSSSSSSTSQTSSTTSTPPPPASSDAAVAQFVRSYFHDVTRDRDTTWQQLTPKMQEAAGGRDGYEGFWSTIDSVSVDELKADAKKGRADVTLTYTRTDGTTSTEQHRLEIVRDGDRYLIDADHRL is encoded by the coding sequence ATGGAGTCGCAGCGGATCGCCGGGCGCTACGAGGTGCTGCGTGCCATCGGGCGCGGCGGCATGGGTGTCGTGTGGCTCTGCCGGGACGACGTGCTGGGCCGGCAGGTCGCGGTCAAGCAGATCGGCGGCCTGCCCGGCGAGCCCGAGGTCGAGACCGCCCGGGCGATGCGCGAGGCGCGGGCGGCGGCTGCCCTCAACCACCCGGCCGCGGTGGCGGCGTACGACGTCGTCGACCACGAGGGGCGTCCGTACCTCGTCATGGAGTACGTCGAGGGGCGCACCCTCTCCGAGCTCGTCGCCGCCGAGGGGCCGCTGCCGCCGCGTCGCGTCGCCGACATCGGCGCCCAGCTGGCGGGGGCGCTCGCCGCCGCGCACCAGCGGGGGCTCGTGCACCGCGACGTCAAGGCCGGCAACGTGCTCATCGACGCCACGGGGCGTCCCAAGATCAGCGACTTCGGCATCGCCCGGCACGTCGGTGACGAGCAGCTGACCCAGACCGGGATGGTGTCGGGCACGCCGGCGTACCTGTCGCCTGAGCTGGCGCGCGGAGGTGACCCCGACCCGGCGTCCGACGTGTGGGCGCTCGGCGCGACGCTCTACCTCGCCGCCGAGGGGCAGCCGCCGTACGAGCCGCGAGCGAACTCCCTCGCTCTGCTCAGCGACATCGCGACGACCCCGCCGCGGCCGATGGTGCGCACCACCGGGCCGCTCGCCGACGTCGTGCTGTCGATGATGGACCGCGACCCGGCCGCACGGCCCGACATGCAGACCGTGGGCCAACGCCTGGGGGTGATCGCGGCCTCGCAGGACGACGCCGACGCCGCTGCCGCTGCAGCTGCGGCCGCTGCCGGGCCGGCGACGCGCATCATGCCGGCGGCGGTTCCGGCGCCTGCTGAGCCACCGCCCGCTGAGCCACCGCCTGCTGAGCCACCGCTTGCCGGGCCACCGCTGGCCGGGCCGCCGCCTGCTGAGCCGCCGGACCGGCGCCGCCGGCTGCTCGTCCCGCTGCTCGCAGCACTGCTGCTGCTGGCCGTGATCGGCGCCGTCTACGCCCTGACCCGGCCGGGCGAGGGCGGCACCCCGGGCCGGACGCCGTCCGCGACCGGCTCGAGCAGTCCCCGGCCGACGACCCAGAAGACCTCGGCGCCCTCGACGTCCTCGACGTCCTCCTCGTCCTCCTCGTCGACGTCGTCCACGCCGTCGACGTCAACCAGCTCCTCCAGCTCTTCGTCGACCTCGCAGACCAGCTCCACCACCTCGACGCCGCCCCCACCCGCCAGCTCGGACGCGGCCGTGGCGCAGTTCGTCCGGTCGTACTTCCACGACGTCACGCGCGACCGCGACACCACCTGGCAGCAGCTCACGCCGAAGATGCAGGAGGCCGCCGGTGGCCGCGACGGGTACGAGGGCTTCTGGAGCACCATCGACTCGGTGAGCGTCGACGAACTGAAGGCGGACGCGAAGAAGGGCCGCGCCGACGTCACGT
- a CDS encoding phage holin family protein, translated as MKSFLVRVVVNAIAIWVATLVVSGISVSSPRDSTASTVLTYVVIGAIFGLVNAIVKPVVKVLAFPFYVLTLGLLTFVVNALMLELTAWLSSHTSLTLTIDHFWWDAIWGALVVTLVSVVLNAVLPDDD; from the coding sequence ATGAAGTCGTTCCTCGTCAGGGTCGTCGTCAACGCCATCGCCATCTGGGTCGCGACGCTTGTGGTCAGCGGGATCTCGGTGAGCAGCCCCCGCGACAGCACGGCGAGCACCGTGCTGACCTACGTGGTGATCGGTGCGATCTTCGGGCTGGTCAACGCGATCGTGAAACCGGTCGTGAAGGTGCTGGCGTTCCCGTTCTACGTGCTGACGCTCGGGCTGCTGACCTTCGTCGTCAACGCCCTCATGCTCGAGCTCACCGCCTGGCTGTCGAGCCACACCAGTCTCACGCTGACGATCGACCACTTCTGGTGGGACGCCATCTGGGGCGCCCTCGTGGTCACGCTCGTGAGCGTCGTCCTCAACGCCGTCCTGCCCGACGACGACTGA
- a CDS encoding dihydrolipoamide acetyltransferase family protein, producing the protein MPDLKQFRLPDVGEGLTEAEIVSWKVQPGDTVKTNDIIVEIETAKSLVELPTPFAGVVSELLVPEGQTVDVGTPIISVDVAPGSGGGGGADGGGAQAPQSSEPQGAAPGATEVEQAPEEGAVEPGLIGGPAPGGRTSVLVGYGPRTTSAVRRPRKANVDSFTEEGVKPQRHGGYEIGRMVEQEMAEKASQPEPEPHRAPHVDLPGHLGHDEQPRPHGKVLAKPPVRKLARDLGIEISEVAATGPNGTVTREDVQNHASGGGGAATAPAREYGDFAPASAGQRETRVPIKSVRKMTAQAVTASAFTAPHVTEFVQVDVTRTMKLVERLRADREFAGVRVSPLLVLAKAMLIAARRNPEINAAWDEANQEIVIKHFVNLGIAAATPRGLVVPNIKDAHTKSLRELADELASLTQTAREGRTQPADMAGGTISITNVGVFGVDTGTPILNSGEAAILAFGQVRPMPWVHKGKVRVRQVTTLGLSFDHRLVDGDLGSRFLADVAAIMERPEQGLVWG; encoded by the coding sequence ATGCCAGATCTGAAGCAGTTCCGCCTGCCCGACGTCGGCGAGGGCCTGACCGAGGCCGAGATCGTCAGCTGGAAGGTGCAGCCGGGCGACACGGTCAAGACCAACGACATCATCGTCGAGATCGAGACCGCCAAGTCGCTGGTCGAGCTGCCGACGCCGTTCGCGGGCGTCGTCTCCGAGCTGCTCGTGCCCGAGGGGCAGACGGTCGACGTCGGCACGCCGATCATCTCCGTGGACGTCGCCCCCGGCAGCGGTGGCGGCGGTGGCGCCGATGGCGGCGGCGCCCAGGCGCCGCAGTCGTCCGAGCCGCAGGGCGCGGCGCCCGGCGCGACCGAGGTCGAGCAGGCGCCCGAGGAGGGCGCCGTCGAGCCCGGCCTCATCGGCGGCCCGGCCCCCGGTGGCCGCACCTCGGTGCTGGTGGGCTACGGCCCGCGCACGACGTCGGCGGTGCGCCGGCCGCGCAAGGCCAACGTCGACTCGTTCACCGAGGAGGGCGTCAAGCCGCAGCGTCACGGCGGCTACGAGATCGGCCGGATGGTCGAGCAGGAGATGGCCGAGAAGGCGTCGCAGCCTGAGCCCGAGCCGCACCGCGCCCCGCACGTCGACCTGCCGGGTCACCTCGGCCACGACGAGCAGCCGCGTCCGCACGGCAAGGTGCTCGCCAAGCCGCCGGTGCGCAAGCTCGCGCGTGACCTGGGCATCGAGATCTCCGAGGTCGCGGCCACCGGGCCGAACGGCACGGTGACCCGCGAGGACGTCCAGAACCACGCCTCGGGTGGAGGCGGGGCCGCTACCGCACCGGCCCGCGAGTACGGCGACTTCGCGCCGGCGTCGGCTGGGCAGCGCGAGACGCGCGTGCCGATCAAGAGCGTGCGCAAGATGACGGCGCAGGCCGTGACGGCGTCCGCCTTCACCGCCCCCCACGTCACCGAGTTCGTGCAGGTCGACGTCACGCGCACCATGAAGCTGGTCGAGCGGCTGCGTGCCGACCGCGAGTTCGCCGGTGTCAGGGTCTCGCCGCTGCTGGTGCTGGCCAAGGCGATGCTCATCGCGGCGCGGCGCAACCCGGAGATCAACGCCGCCTGGGACGAGGCGAACCAGGAGATCGTGATCAAGCACTTCGTCAACCTGGGGATCGCCGCGGCGACCCCGCGGGGGCTCGTGGTGCCGAACATCAAGGACGCGCACACCAAGTCGCTGCGCGAGCTGGCCGACGAGCTGGCGTCCCTCACGCAGACCGCGCGCGAGGGGCGCACTCAGCCCGCCGACATGGCCGGTGGGACGATCTCGATCACCAACGTCGGCGTCTTCGGCGTCGACACCGGGACGCCGATCCTCAACTCCGGTGAGGCGGCGATCCTCGCGTTCGGCCAGGTGCGCCCCATGCCGTGGGTGCACAAGGGCAAGGTGCGGGTGCGCCAGGTGACCACGCTGGGGCTGAGCTTCGACCACCGGCTGGTCGACGGCGACCTCGGCAGCCGGTTCCTCGCGGACGTCGCGGCGATCATGGAGCGTCCCGAGCAGGGGCTCGTCTGGGGCTGA
- the pdhA gene encoding pyruvate dehydrogenase (acetyl-transferring) E1 component subunit alpha, with translation MTDSAVGNEVDVSTTDGGPDLVQLLTPEGERIEHPEYSHYVAGLQAEDLRGLYRDLVLVRRVDAEATALQRQGELGIWASLLGQEAAQVGSGRAMAPQDYAFPTYREHGVAWCRGVDPLNLLGLFRGVNHGGWDPDEKNFHLYTIVIGAQTLHATGYAMGIQRDHAVGSGEPGRDAAVIAYFGDGATSQGDVNEAFVFAAVQNAPVVFFCQNNQWAISEPNDRQTRIPLYQRAKGFGFPGVRVDGNDVLAVYAVTKAALDNARQGGGPTFIEAFTYRMGAHTTSDDPTRYRVSAEVEVWKERDPISRLKAHLIANGMADDDFFAAVESESDELAAHVRQGCLNMPDPQPLDMFEHVYVDDHPLVDEERRAFATYLDSFADAGHEGGH, from the coding sequence GTGACCGACAGCGCCGTCGGGAACGAGGTCGACGTCAGCACCACCGACGGAGGCCCCGACCTCGTGCAGCTGCTCACCCCCGAGGGCGAGCGGATCGAGCACCCCGAGTACTCGCACTACGTGGCCGGCCTGCAGGCCGAGGACCTGAGGGGCCTCTACCGCGACCTGGTGCTGGTGCGCCGCGTCGACGCAGAGGCCACCGCCCTGCAGCGCCAGGGCGAGCTGGGCATCTGGGCCAGCCTGCTGGGTCAGGAGGCCGCCCAGGTCGGCTCCGGCCGCGCGATGGCGCCGCAGGACTACGCCTTCCCGACCTACCGCGAGCACGGCGTCGCCTGGTGCCGCGGGGTCGACCCGCTCAACCTCCTCGGCCTGTTCCGCGGCGTCAACCACGGCGGCTGGGACCCGGACGAGAAGAACTTCCACCTCTACACGATCGTCATCGGCGCGCAGACGCTGCACGCGACCGGCTACGCGATGGGCATCCAGCGCGACCACGCCGTCGGCAGCGGCGAGCCGGGCCGCGACGCCGCGGTCATCGCCTACTTCGGCGACGGGGCGACGTCCCAGGGCGACGTCAACGAGGCGTTCGTCTTCGCGGCGGTGCAGAACGCGCCGGTGGTGTTCTTCTGCCAGAACAACCAGTGGGCCATCAGCGAGCCCAACGACCGCCAGACCCGGATCCCGCTGTACCAGCGCGCCAAGGGCTTCGGCTTCCCGGGCGTGCGCGTCGACGGCAACGACGTCCTCGCGGTCTACGCGGTCACCAAGGCGGCGCTCGACAACGCCCGCCAGGGTGGCGGCCCGACGTTCATCGAGGCGTTCACCTACCGCATGGGCGCCCACACGACGTCCGACGACCCCACGCGCTACCGCGTCTCGGCCGAGGTCGAGGTGTGGAAGGAGCGCGACCCGATCAGCCGCCTGAAGGCCCACCTGATCGCGAACGGCATGGCCGACGACGACTTCTTCGCGGCCGTCGAGTCCGAGAGCGACGAGCTCGCCGCGCACGTGCGGCAGGGCTGCCTGAACATGCCCGACCCCCAGCCGCTCGACATGTTCGAGCACGTGTACGTCGACGACCACCCCCTGGTCGACGAGGAGCGTCGCGCGTTCGCGACCTACCTCGACTCGTTCGCAGACGCCGGCCACGAGGGAGGGCACTGA
- the paaI gene encoding hydroxyphenylacetyl-CoA thioesterase PaaI encodes MLAEDRASAGLGIELLDVGPSTARLRMPVRDDMVNGHAITHGGFIFALADSAFAVACNTHGVVTVAAGCDITFAAPARLGDVLVAHAVETDVFGRSGSTDVRVTRESDGVLIAIFRGRSRSLGRPIPGVESVVTEEKS; translated from the coding sequence ATGCTGGCCGAGGACCGCGCCAGCGCCGGGCTGGGCATCGAGCTGCTGGACGTCGGCCCCAGCACCGCCCGGCTGCGGATGCCCGTGCGCGACGACATGGTGAACGGCCACGCGATCACCCACGGCGGCTTCATCTTCGCGCTCGCCGACAGCGCGTTCGCCGTGGCGTGCAACACCCACGGGGTCGTCACGGTGGCCGCCGGCTGCGACATCACCTTCGCGGCGCCGGCCCGGCTCGGCGACGTCCTGGTGGCCCACGCCGTGGAGACCGACGTGTTCGGGCGCAGCGGCAGCACCGACGTCCGCGTGACGCGCGAGTCCGACGGCGTGCTCATCGCGATCTTCCGGGGTCGTTCGCGCTCGCTCGGCCGTCCCATTCCTGGTGTGGAAAGCGTTGTGACAGAGGAGAAGTCGTGA
- the hisC gene encoding histidinol-phosphate transaminase produces the protein MSEPDATTPDAITPDAEHEVPVHLRATLDAIPAYVPGKPAPSQPGVTTYKLSSNENPYPPLPAVQAVVEQAAASMNRYPDMFATGLVQAIADHVGVGAECVATGTGSVGVLGQIVAATCGEGDEVIFAWRSFEAYPIVAQAAGAVPVPVPLRPDARHDLSAMADAVTDRTRLVLVCTPNNPTGPVVHRDELDAFLARVPRDVLVVIDEAYVEFVRDPQAPDALALQREHPNVAVLRTFSKAYGLAGLRVGYAVAQPRVAAALRKTAVPFGVSGIAQEAAIASLGASAELAERVEALVAERERVAAALAEQGWELPESQANFVWFGVGERTPDFASACEAHGLVVRPYATDGVRVTIGEPAANDRLIEVAGQFLRRGSANG, from the coding sequence ATGAGCGAGCCTGACGCCACCACGCCGGACGCCATCACGCCGGACGCCGAGCACGAGGTGCCCGTGCACCTGCGAGCGACCCTCGACGCCATCCCGGCCTACGTGCCGGGCAAGCCCGCGCCGTCGCAGCCCGGTGTGACGACGTACAAGCTGTCGTCGAACGAGAACCCCTACCCGCCGCTGCCGGCGGTGCAGGCGGTCGTGGAGCAGGCAGCGGCCTCGATGAACCGCTACCCGGACATGTTCGCCACGGGGCTGGTGCAGGCCATCGCCGACCACGTGGGCGTCGGAGCCGAGTGCGTGGCGACCGGCACCGGCAGCGTGGGGGTGCTCGGTCAGATCGTCGCCGCGACGTGCGGCGAGGGTGACGAGGTGATCTTCGCGTGGCGCTCGTTCGAGGCCTACCCGATCGTCGCGCAGGCCGCCGGCGCCGTCCCCGTGCCCGTGCCGCTGCGCCCCGACGCCCGGCACGACCTGTCGGCGATGGCCGACGCCGTCACCGACCGCACGCGGCTGGTGCTCGTGTGCACGCCCAACAACCCGACCGGGCCGGTCGTGCACCGCGACGAGCTCGACGCCTTCCTGGCCCGCGTGCCCCGCGACGTCCTGGTCGTCATCGACGAGGCCTATGTCGAGTTCGTACGCGACCCGCAGGCGCCGGACGCCCTGGCCCTGCAGCGCGAGCACCCCAACGTGGCCGTGCTGCGCACCTTCTCCAAGGCGTACGGGCTCGCCGGCCTGCGGGTGGGGTACGCGGTCGCGCAGCCTCGAGTGGCCGCGGCGCTGCGCAAGACGGCCGTCCCCTTCGGCGTCTCGGGGATCGCCCAGGAGGCGGCGATCGCCTCGCTGGGCGCGTCCGCGGAGCTCGCCGAGCGGGTCGAGGCTCTGGTCGCCGAGCGCGAGCGGGTCGCGGCCGCCCTCGCCGAGCAGGGCTGGGAGCTGCCCGAGTCGCAGGCGAACTTCGTGTGGTTCGGCGTGGGCGAGCGGACGCCGGACTTCGCGTCGGCCTGCGAGGCGCACGGGCTGGTGGTGCGGCCGTACGCCACCGACGGGGTGCGCGTCACCATCGGTGAGCCTGCAGCCAACGACCGCCTCATCGAGGTGGCGGGGCAGTTCCTCCGCCGGGGGTCCGCGAACGGGTGA